The Streptomyces aurantiacus genome includes a region encoding these proteins:
- a CDS encoding Yip1 family protein produces MSQVGSKAGSDAPGPARHSAGPGTFDYVAGFRIGRGRDNRTQQAPPQQHPRQQPYGQQAPQGGPSYGYPPVPGPYPQQPPYGGGNGPQQWPQGNGHGEPEYFGDPGQHPQGPDPYAANQPGHTTAFSVGEDPYNQGGTYRAGQTPPPPVGPRLHWKELLSGVVMRPNQTFLQMRDYTMWGPALVVTFLYGLLAVFGFDGARSDVINATLSSAVPIVLTTAVAIVLSSFILGVVTHTLARQLGGDGAWQPTVGLSMLIMSLTDAPRLVVAMFAGGDAPFVQILGWATWVAAGVLFTLMVHKSHDLPWPKALGASAIQLAALLSIIKLGTF; encoded by the coding sequence ATGTCACAGGTCGGCAGCAAAGCCGGGTCCGATGCCCCGGGCCCGGCACGTCACTCAGCGGGACCAGGTACGTTCGATTACGTGGCTGGATTCAGGATCGGACGCGGCCGGGACAACCGCACGCAGCAGGCGCCTCCGCAACAACACCCGCGGCAGCAGCCGTACGGACAGCAGGCCCCCCAGGGCGGCCCGTCGTACGGCTATCCGCCCGTGCCGGGGCCCTACCCGCAGCAGCCCCCGTACGGCGGCGGCAACGGACCGCAGCAGTGGCCCCAGGGGAACGGACACGGTGAGCCGGAGTACTTCGGCGACCCCGGTCAGCACCCCCAGGGCCCTGACCCGTACGCGGCCAACCAACCGGGGCACACGACGGCGTTCTCCGTCGGCGAGGACCCGTACAACCAGGGCGGGACCTACCGCGCCGGCCAGACACCCCCGCCCCCGGTGGGCCCGCGGCTGCACTGGAAGGAACTGCTGAGCGGCGTCGTCATGCGCCCGAACCAGACCTTCCTGCAGATGCGCGACTACACGATGTGGGGCCCGGCCCTCGTCGTGACGTTCCTCTACGGTCTGCTGGCCGTCTTCGGCTTCGACGGCGCCCGCTCGGACGTCATCAACGCGACGCTGTCGTCGGCCGTACCGATCGTGCTGACCACCGCGGTCGCGATCGTCCTCAGCTCGTTCATCCTGGGCGTGGTCACCCACACCCTCGCCCGCCAGCTCGGCGGCGACGGCGCCTGGCAGCCCACGGTCGGCCTCTCCATGCTGATCATGTCGCTCACGGACGCGCCCCGGCTCGTCGTGGCGATGTTCGCGGGCGGCGACGCGCCGTTCGTGCAGATCCTGGGCTGGGCGACCTGGGTGGCGGCCGGCGTGCTGTTCACGCTGATGGTCCACAAGTCGCACGACCTGCCGTGGCCGAAGGCCCTGGGAGCGTCGGCGATCCAGCTCGCCGCACTGCTGTCGATCATCAAGCTGGGCACGTTCTAG
- a CDS encoding FG-GAP and VCBS repeat-containing protein has protein sequence MQIRTYVLATTVAATAAATALALAPTAAAAPLSPSTSDFNGDGYPDLAVGVPDGAVGGKARAGYVSIVWGGPKGVGTRGGIRISQSTAELPGTPETGDRFGASVVLEDLNGDGIAELLVGVPGEDVTGRGTDAGLVSVVGGAKGGPGPGSNVVTGPAASAAYGLSVAAADLTGDGSRDIVTGGRDKVVLRTADGLSSTVVTAPMGGRAPILTTGDFTGDGAADLAVGYWTTDPFTQSHVRIWAWEKTENALANVWNTDNAGVSALASGDFDGDGHDDLVLGECREIADENIDDPCGPEALAKGGGLHIHYGAGPNGSFGFRKQTLNQDTVGVPGVAESGDRFGAALAVADIDGDGRDDVIAGAPGEAIGTRAGAGAATLLLGTKDGLVDAFGEGHGVGYQQDTPRVPGVAEAGDAFGAAVATGDYDHDGAPDTAIGSPGENARSGGVWVLPHASVNDSYTVTPAKLGLPSPSSALTYGKTLSSR, from the coding sequence GTGCAGATACGGACGTACGTCCTCGCCACCACCGTCGCGGCCACCGCGGCCGCCACGGCCCTGGCCCTCGCGCCCACCGCGGCCGCCGCGCCACTCTCCCCCTCCACCAGCGACTTCAACGGCGACGGCTACCCGGACCTGGCCGTCGGAGTGCCCGACGGCGCCGTCGGAGGCAAGGCCAGAGCCGGGTACGTCAGCATCGTGTGGGGCGGCCCGAAGGGCGTGGGCACCCGCGGCGGCATCCGGATCTCCCAGTCCACCGCGGAGCTCCCCGGCACCCCGGAGACCGGCGACCGGTTCGGCGCCTCCGTGGTCCTGGAGGACCTCAACGGCGACGGCATCGCGGAGCTGCTCGTCGGCGTCCCCGGGGAGGACGTCACCGGCCGCGGCACGGACGCCGGCCTGGTCTCCGTCGTGGGCGGCGCGAAGGGCGGCCCGGGCCCCGGCTCGAACGTCGTCACCGGCCCCGCGGCCTCGGCGGCGTACGGGCTGTCGGTCGCCGCGGCCGACCTGACCGGCGACGGCAGCCGGGACATCGTGACCGGCGGCAGGGACAAGGTCGTCCTGCGCACCGCCGACGGCCTCTCCTCCACCGTCGTCACCGCCCCCATGGGCGGCCGCGCCCCGATCCTGACCACCGGCGACTTCACCGGCGACGGCGCGGCGGACCTGGCGGTGGGGTACTGGACGACCGACCCGTTCACCCAGTCGCACGTACGGATCTGGGCCTGGGAGAAGACGGAGAACGCCCTGGCCAACGTGTGGAACACCGACAACGCCGGTGTCTCCGCCCTCGCCTCCGGCGACTTCGACGGCGACGGCCACGACGACCTGGTCCTCGGCGAGTGCCGAGAGATCGCCGACGAGAACATCGACGACCCGTGCGGCCCTGAGGCACTGGCGAAGGGCGGCGGCCTGCACATCCACTACGGCGCCGGCCCGAACGGCTCCTTCGGGTTCCGCAAGCAGACCCTCAACCAGGACACGGTCGGCGTACCGGGCGTCGCCGAGAGCGGCGACCGCTTCGGTGCCGCCCTCGCCGTCGCGGACATCGACGGGGACGGCCGCGACGACGTGATCGCGGGCGCCCCCGGCGAGGCGATCGGCACCCGGGCCGGCGCGGGTGCCGCGACCCTGCTCCTCGGCACGAAGGACGGCCTGGTCGACGCGTTCGGCGAGGGCCACGGGGTCGGATACCAGCAGGACACCCCGCGCGTCCCGGGCGTCGCGGAGGCGGGCGACGCCTTCGGTGCCGCCGTCGCGACCGGCGACTACGATCACGACGGCGCACCGGACACGGCGATCGGCTCCCCCGGCGAGAACGCCAGGTCCGGCGGTGTGTGGGTCCTCCCGCACGCGAGCGTCAACGACTCCTACACCGTCACCCCCGCCAAGCTGGGTCTGCCCTCCCCGTCGAGCGCGCTCACCTACGGCAAAACCCTGAGCAGCCGCTGA
- a CDS encoding FG-GAP-like repeat-containing protein: protein MRIRTMAVLTAVLATGVTPLTLAPEAFAAPAKFADDFNGDGFRDLVVGAPDATVSGKSGAGAVVVLFGSASGPGTGQKQLISQNSSGVEGAAEADDAFGHSVSSADLDVDGYADLLVGAPYEDVTGARTRGSVTVLWGGAQGLKNSAVLPTPSPSVDGDTSGCSYGTGVSAVNPKASPGHPRVSVAGWCASIGMTGPFTRTGKPAGHSLGTDTPSLDDTALGDLDGSGRPEEIAVSVGLSDHPSGGVYVAPSTRQPPLSTDGDNVAVGDVNGDGYGDLVVGDPSDTVIDGTPQEGTGHKGGQIAIWPGGARGVDPAAEPILIHQDTPGVPGAAESNDSFGSDVSVADVNGDGFGDIAVGVPGENLGAVRDAGSVILVPGRAGGPTGAGSTTISQDSAAVPGAAEKGDTFGSTVRLADLTKDGRPDLVIGASGENNSTGGIWVFKGTASGPAAKNSYSVMGNAVGLPKEHYTNWASVLAP from the coding sequence ATGCGTATCCGCACCATGGCGGTCCTCACCGCCGTCCTGGCGACGGGGGTCACCCCGCTGACCCTGGCGCCCGAAGCCTTCGCCGCCCCGGCGAAATTCGCGGACGACTTCAACGGGGACGGATTCCGGGACCTCGTCGTGGGCGCCCCGGACGCCACCGTCTCGGGCAAGTCGGGGGCAGGCGCCGTCGTCGTCCTGTTCGGCTCGGCGTCCGGCCCCGGCACGGGACAGAAGCAGCTGATCTCCCAGAACAGCAGTGGAGTCGAGGGCGCGGCGGAGGCGGACGACGCCTTCGGCCACTCCGTGTCCTCCGCCGACCTCGACGTCGACGGCTACGCGGACCTGCTCGTCGGCGCGCCCTACGAGGACGTGACCGGAGCGCGCACGCGTGGCAGCGTCACCGTCCTGTGGGGCGGCGCCCAGGGCCTGAAGAACAGCGCCGTCCTGCCGACGCCGAGCCCGTCCGTGGACGGGGACACCAGCGGCTGCTCGTACGGCACCGGAGTCTCGGCGGTCAATCCGAAAGCCTCCCCCGGGCACCCCCGGGTCTCCGTGGCGGGCTGGTGCGCGAGCATCGGCATGACCGGCCCGTTCACCCGGACCGGCAAGCCGGCCGGCCACAGCCTGGGGACGGACACTCCCTCGCTCGACGACACGGCCCTGGGCGATCTCGACGGCAGCGGACGCCCCGAGGAGATCGCCGTCAGCGTGGGCCTGTCCGACCACCCCTCCGGGGGTGTGTACGTGGCCCCGTCGACGCGGCAGCCTCCGCTGTCCACCGACGGCGACAACGTCGCCGTCGGCGACGTGAACGGCGACGGCTACGGCGACCTGGTCGTCGGCGACCCCTCCGACACGGTCATCGACGGGACGCCGCAGGAGGGCACCGGTCACAAGGGCGGCCAGATCGCGATCTGGCCGGGCGGAGCCCGCGGTGTCGACCCGGCGGCCGAGCCGATCCTGATCCACCAGGACACCCCGGGCGTACCGGGCGCCGCGGAGTCCAACGACTCCTTCGGCTCCGACGTGAGCGTCGCGGACGTCAACGGCGACGGCTTCGGCGACATTGCGGTGGGCGTACCCGGCGAGAACCTCGGTGCCGTCCGGGACGCCGGGTCGGTGATCCTCGTCCCCGGCCGCGCGGGCGGGCCCACGGGCGCCGGTTCCACCACGATCAGCCAGGACTCCGCCGCCGTCCCGGGAGCCGCCGAGAAGGGCGACACCTTCGGTTCGACCGTGCGCCTGGCGGATCTCACCAAGGACGGCAGGCCCGACCTCGTGATCGGCGCGTCCGGCGAGAACAACAGCACAGGCGGCATCTGGGTGTTCAAGGGCACCGCGAGCGGCCCGGCCGCCAAGAACTCGTACAGCGTCATGGGCAACGCGGTGGGTCTCCCCAAGGAGCACTACACCAACTGGGCCTCGGTGCTCGCACCCTGA
- a CDS encoding FG-GAP repeat protein — translation MRKRTLLIATALTTGLLVALPASASAAPSGLRGDFNGDGYGDVAFAAPYAKVGDQGMAGYVAVVYGGPTGLDPANRTVIDQSSAGVPGTPEAEDTFGSALAVADFDGDGYADLAVGASGEDVDSDVDGGTVAVLWGGSGGVAGGTTVKDPAVSAHDEFGRVLTAGDFDGDGRADLASGTTASHAYVVRGGFTRSGTTGAAQRINLPETSPYGVDAIKAGDTNGDKKDDLVLTFRTELTGDGPNSWSKGVAYLGTSGGLETSVPRVLGGGTSIAIGDIDGDGYGEIALGNVFTEEDDHSGSLGGKVTVVRGSAGGPVNGDAPMAELTQDSPGVPGADEAHDGFGSALSIGDVNGDGYGELAVGVIFEDIESIEDTGSTVLLQGSADGVSETGGRTLSQASSGVPGSAEAMDYFGSDVLLADVTADGRADYTVSATFEGEGVGAVTAMLSDGTGISPNGDRGFGPGAFELPYTYGAFGASLTG, via the coding sequence TTGCGCAAGCGCACCCTCCTCATCGCCACCGCCCTGACCACCGGCCTGCTCGTCGCCCTGCCGGCCTCCGCCTCCGCGGCCCCCTCCGGGCTGCGCGGCGACTTCAACGGCGACGGCTACGGCGACGTCGCCTTCGCCGCGCCCTACGCCAAGGTCGGCGACCAGGGCATGGCCGGCTACGTGGCCGTCGTCTACGGCGGCCCCACCGGGCTGGACCCCGCCAACCGCACGGTGATCGACCAGAGTTCGGCCGGCGTGCCCGGCACCCCGGAGGCCGAGGACACGTTCGGCTCGGCGCTCGCGGTCGCCGACTTCGACGGCGACGGGTACGCGGACCTCGCGGTCGGCGCGTCCGGCGAGGACGTCGACAGCGACGTCGACGGCGGCACGGTGGCCGTCCTGTGGGGCGGGTCGGGCGGCGTCGCGGGCGGCACGACCGTGAAGGACCCGGCCGTCTCCGCGCACGACGAGTTCGGGCGCGTCCTGACCGCGGGCGACTTCGACGGCGACGGCCGGGCCGACCTGGCCTCGGGCACCACCGCCTCGCACGCGTACGTCGTCAGGGGCGGCTTCACCCGGTCCGGCACGACGGGCGCCGCCCAGCGGATCAACCTGCCCGAGACCTCCCCGTACGGCGTCGACGCGATCAAGGCCGGGGACACCAACGGCGACAAGAAGGACGACCTCGTCCTGACGTTCCGTACCGAGCTCACCGGCGACGGCCCCAACAGCTGGTCCAAGGGAGTCGCCTACCTCGGCACCTCCGGGGGCCTGGAGACGTCCGTGCCCCGCGTCCTGGGCGGCGGCACGTCCATAGCCATCGGCGACATCGACGGCGACGGCTACGGCGAGATCGCCCTCGGCAACGTGTTCACCGAGGAGGACGACCACAGCGGCAGCCTCGGCGGGAAGGTGACCGTCGTCCGCGGCTCGGCGGGCGGCCCGGTCAACGGCGACGCGCCGATGGCCGAACTGACCCAGGACTCCCCCGGCGTGCCCGGCGCGGACGAGGCGCACGACGGTTTCGGCAGCGCCCTGTCCATCGGCGACGTGAACGGCGACGGCTACGGCGAACTGGCCGTCGGCGTCATCTTCGAGGACATCGAGTCCATCGAGGACACCGGCTCCACGGTCCTCCTCCAGGGCTCGGCGGACGGCGTCTCGGAGACCGGCGGCCGCACCCTCTCCCAGGCCTCCTCCGGCGTCCCCGGCAGCGCCGAGGCGATGGACTACTTCGGCTCCGACGTCCTCCTCGCGGACGTCACGGCCGACGGCAGGGCCGACTACACGGTCTCCGCGACCTTCGAGGGCGAAGGCGTCGGCGCGGTCACGGCGATGCTCTCCGACGGCACCGGCATCTCCCCGAACGGCGACCGCGGCTTCGGCCCGGGCGCCTTCGAACTGCCCTACACGTACGGGGCGTTCGGCGCCTCCCTGACCGGCTGA
- a CDS encoding FG-GAP repeat domain-containing protein has translation MHKHLRLTLATATAAALTGGLLTFAASAATAADSAAVAAADADFNGDGLADVAVSATGAYVNGQAAAGALTVLYGGGEHATITQDTAGVPGTAEKDDFFGTDTAYGDFDGDGYDDVAVGAQGEDVGSDVDGGTVAVLWGSAAGLQGGTTVADPRAAKHDWFGSVLEAADFDGDGKDDLALGTYTSATVDIHRGGFTRAGATGGHYTVSVAVQSGDGWGIRFLQSGDANGDGVEDLIVNGYETDTEDGYNANFWYPGSADGIRSPDYQKLPAGIITDVGDTDSDGYDDIVFGLAWDDEIAGAQLGGAALIGHGSASGPAQGDVQTIDQDTSGVPGGGEAGDQFGSELDLGDVDGDGRLDLVVSSRGEDLDGVVDAGAVTVLYGAADGSGITGAGARFLDQNTAGVPNSNEAEDRFGSDVHVDDLDGDGRGDVIIGADGENGNNGAVYALRSGADGSLSAAAGIYTSTVGISASGTPVLGANFAD, from the coding sequence ATGCACAAGCACCTTCGGCTCACCCTCGCGACGGCGACCGCCGCCGCTCTGACGGGCGGCCTCCTCACCTTCGCGGCGTCCGCCGCGACGGCCGCCGACTCCGCCGCCGTGGCCGCCGCGGACGCCGACTTCAACGGCGACGGGCTCGCCGACGTCGCCGTCTCCGCCACCGGCGCGTACGTGAACGGCCAGGCCGCCGCCGGAGCGCTCACGGTCCTGTACGGGGGTGGCGAGCACGCCACCATCACCCAGGACACCGCGGGCGTCCCCGGCACGGCCGAGAAGGACGACTTCTTCGGCACCGACACGGCGTACGGCGACTTCGACGGCGACGGCTACGACGACGTGGCGGTCGGCGCCCAGGGCGAGGACGTCGGCAGCGACGTCGACGGCGGTACCGTCGCCGTCCTGTGGGGCTCCGCCGCGGGCCTCCAGGGCGGCACGACGGTCGCGGACCCCCGCGCCGCCAAGCACGACTGGTTCGGCAGTGTGCTGGAGGCCGCCGACTTCGACGGCGACGGCAAGGACGACCTGGCCCTCGGCACGTACACCTCCGCGACCGTCGACATCCACCGGGGCGGCTTCACCCGCGCCGGCGCGACCGGCGGCCACTACACGGTGTCCGTGGCCGTACAGAGCGGCGACGGCTGGGGCATCCGCTTCCTGCAGTCCGGGGACGCCAACGGCGACGGTGTCGAGGACCTGATCGTCAACGGCTACGAGACCGACACCGAGGACGGCTACAACGCCAACTTCTGGTACCCGGGCTCCGCGGACGGCATCCGGTCGCCCGACTACCAGAAGCTGCCCGCGGGCATCATCACGGACGTCGGCGACACCGACAGCGACGGCTACGACGACATCGTGTTCGGGCTCGCCTGGGACGACGAGATAGCCGGCGCGCAGCTGGGCGGCGCCGCACTCATCGGCCACGGTTCCGCCTCCGGGCCGGCCCAGGGCGACGTGCAGACCATCGACCAGGACACCTCGGGCGTCCCGGGCGGCGGTGAGGCGGGCGACCAGTTCGGCTCCGAGCTGGACCTCGGCGACGTCGACGGCGACGGCCGGCTCGACCTAGTCGTCAGCTCGCGCGGCGAGGACCTCGACGGCGTAGTGGACGCCGGTGCGGTGACCGTCCTGTACGGCGCCGCGGACGGCTCCGGCATCACGGGCGCGGGTGCGAGGTTCCTCGACCAGAACACCGCGGGTGTGCCGAACTCCAACGAGGCCGAGGACCGCTTCGGGTCCGACGTGCACGTCGACGACCTGGACGGCGACGGCCGGGGCGACGTGATCATCGGCGCCGACGGCGAGAACGGCAACAACGGCGCCGTGTACGCCCTGCGCTCCGGCGCCGACGGCTCCCTGTCCGCCGCCGCCGGCATCTACACCTCCACCGTCGGCATCTCCGCCTCGGGCACCCCGGTCCTCGGCGCCAACTTCGCCGACTGA
- a CDS encoding VCBS repeat-containing protein has product MRRKTLSVVVLGAAAALGGAVLVIPSATAAPVHRSDFNGDGYADLAVGVPGGTADGRAKAGYVSVIWGSADGLGGSAAKVSQASSGIPGTAEAGDQFGFAVQPADLNGDGYGDLAVTAPGEQTGSGTAHEGAAYVLWGSADGLGSGFTAAKGTGDVQLGRLLSAGDYDGDGNADLALAQNGEEGGATVLRPGPLAPGTSTGTSLVAGYGFGSVRALTSGDFDDDGTDDLATAYTGMEIGGTHVMSLASGAWKRTWSTSDSGTALAAGDFDGDGRADLAIGRVEPGPEADSTSCEDRLGGAVATVYGAAGSTLGGKVTCTTQSSPAVAGTAEPEDNFGAALAVADLDGSGADLLIAGASHESVGSAANAGAYWELRAGDDGVLTGPSFSQNSEGVAGTAEAGDLFGSAVSAGRYDGTANPGQVIGAPGENASAGGVWYRASTGDSPRGPAVSLTPAKLGIGGAVAYGGVLGK; this is encoded by the coding sequence GTGCGAAGAAAGACCCTCTCCGTCGTTGTCCTGGGCGCGGCCGCCGCGCTCGGCGGCGCCGTCCTGGTGATCCCCTCGGCCACGGCCGCGCCCGTCCACCGGTCCGACTTCAACGGCGACGGGTACGCGGACCTCGCGGTCGGCGTACCGGGCGGGACGGCCGACGGGCGGGCCAAGGCCGGTTACGTGAGCGTGATCTGGGGCTCGGCGGACGGCCTCGGCGGTTCGGCGGCCAAGGTCAGCCAGGCGAGCTCCGGGATACCCGGCACGGCCGAGGCGGGCGATCAGTTCGGCTTCGCCGTGCAGCCCGCGGACCTGAACGGCGACGGGTACGGGGACCTCGCCGTCACCGCGCCCGGCGAACAGACCGGCTCGGGCACCGCGCACGAGGGCGCCGCCTACGTGCTGTGGGGTTCGGCGGACGGCCTCGGCTCCGGCTTCACCGCGGCCAAGGGCACCGGCGACGTGCAGCTCGGCCGCCTGCTGTCGGCCGGCGACTACGACGGCGACGGGAACGCCGACCTCGCCCTGGCACAGAACGGCGAGGAGGGCGGCGCGACCGTCCTGCGCCCCGGCCCGCTCGCGCCGGGCACCTCCACCGGGACCTCCCTCGTCGCCGGGTACGGCTTCGGCAGCGTCCGCGCCCTGACGAGCGGCGACTTCGACGACGACGGCACCGACGACCTCGCGACGGCGTACACCGGCATGGAGATCGGCGGCACGCACGTGATGAGCCTGGCCTCCGGCGCCTGGAAGCGCACCTGGTCCACGTCCGACTCCGGTACGGCGCTCGCCGCCGGGGACTTCGACGGCGATGGCCGCGCCGACCTCGCCATCGGCCGGGTCGAGCCCGGCCCGGAGGCCGACAGCACATCCTGCGAGGACCGCCTCGGCGGGGCCGTCGCCACGGTGTACGGCGCCGCCGGGAGCACGCTCGGCGGGAAGGTCACCTGCACCACGCAGTCCTCCCCGGCCGTGGCCGGCACCGCCGAGCCCGAGGACAACTTCGGCGCGGCACTGGCGGTCGCCGACCTCGACGGCAGCGGCGCCGACCTGCTGATCGCCGGCGCGAGCCACGAGTCGGTGGGCTCCGCGGCGAACGCGGGCGCGTACTGGGAACTGCGGGCCGGCGACGACGGCGTCCTCACCGGGCCGTCCTTCAGCCAGAACTCCGAGGGGGTCGCGGGTACCGCCGAGGCCGGGGACCTGTTCGGGTCGGCGGTGTCGGCCGGCCGGTACGACGGGACCGCAAACCCGGGCCAGGTGATCGGGGCACCCGGGGAGAACGCGTCGGCCGGGGGCGTCTGGTACCGGGCGTCCACGGGCGACAGTCCGCGCGGACCGGCCGTCTCACTGACGCCCGCGAAGCTCGGGATCGGCGGCGCGGTGGCGTACGGCGGAGTACTGGGCAAGTAG
- a CDS encoding FG-GAP and VCBS repeat-containing protein, producing the protein MRRPPGDRVPRFATRPLPVAVTLLAGVCLLTGCGGGGGSPDRAAAQKKPTAGKPSENPDPGDFNGDGHDDFATVVTSRTKDGARTVETLVVAYGSPDGLAPASAARTSPGKTDTYFTALLRTDLDGDGFTDLVAGRGMGDTRLETYALFGGARGLGRAVALDLPDGFRPLAAADFDGDGSVDLIDGGHGGRGDNSETGPGSAGLLLHGPFDRAGTPKRQAAIDISQGGYATPSSATTGDFDADGKAEVVFTYDYDAEEDESAPESLHTVGYYEGDEDGLVRDTAREPAIGAAVDTFDGPRTPAAGDADGDGIDDLLLPTRLEVAPADMPAEGGALTILYGAKSGLGSGRTKSVIEGKDGAKRRIDFGTSPAVGDVNGDGKPDVVVNTPNFRRHDGKVTLLPGGPQGVPSADGEQTVDAGTDGLPGTPNPHRWNAFHYQPPLLDVDGDDHADAVVFGPLYEKRKGAFLVLRGADDNFDAKRTQLLTPEELGVPLRLR; encoded by the coding sequence ATGCGGCGCCCTCCGGGCGACCGGGTGCCCCGGTTCGCGACGAGACCCCTGCCGGTCGCCGTGACGCTCCTCGCGGGCGTCTGCCTGCTCACGGGATGCGGTGGCGGCGGCGGCTCACCCGACCGGGCCGCCGCCCAGAAGAAGCCCACCGCCGGAAAACCGTCCGAGAACCCCGACCCGGGCGACTTCAACGGCGACGGCCACGACGACTTCGCGACCGTCGTCACCTCGCGCACCAAGGACGGGGCGCGGACCGTCGAGACCCTGGTCGTGGCCTACGGCTCCCCCGACGGCCTCGCCCCGGCCTCCGCCGCGCGGACCTCACCGGGCAAGACGGACACGTACTTCACGGCCCTGCTGCGCACCGACCTCGACGGCGACGGCTTCACCGACCTGGTCGCCGGCCGCGGAATGGGAGACACCAGGCTGGAGACCTACGCCCTCTTCGGCGGCGCCCGGGGCCTCGGCCGCGCCGTCGCGCTCGACCTGCCCGACGGCTTCCGGCCGCTCGCCGCCGCCGACTTCGACGGCGACGGCTCCGTCGACCTCATCGACGGCGGACACGGCGGCAGGGGCGACAACTCCGAGACCGGTCCGGGCTCCGCGGGACTGCTGCTCCACGGCCCCTTCGACCGCGCGGGCACCCCGAAGCGCCAAGCCGCGATCGACATCAGCCAGGGCGGCTACGCGACGCCCTCCTCGGCCACCACCGGCGACTTCGACGCCGACGGGAAGGCCGAGGTCGTGTTCACGTACGACTACGACGCCGAGGAGGACGAGAGCGCGCCCGAGAGCCTGCACACGGTCGGCTACTACGAGGGCGACGAGGACGGACTCGTCCGCGACACCGCGCGCGAGCCCGCCATCGGCGCGGCCGTGGACACCTTCGACGGCCCGCGCACGCCGGCCGCCGGCGACGCGGACGGCGACGGCATCGACGACCTGCTGCTGCCCACCCGGCTCGAGGTGGCCCCCGCCGACATGCCTGCCGAGGGCGGCGCGCTCACCATCCTGTACGGCGCGAAGTCGGGACTGGGCAGCGGGCGTACGAAGTCCGTGATCGAGGGGAAGGACGGCGCGAAGCGGCGGATCGACTTCGGGACCTCGCCCGCCGTGGGCGACGTCAACGGCGACGGGAAGCCGGACGTCGTGGTGAACACCCCGAACTTCCGGCGCCACGACGGCAAGGTCACGCTGCTGCCCGGCGGCCCGCAGGGCGTACCGTCCGCGGACGGCGAGCAGACCGTCGACGCCGGGACCGACGGTCTGCCCGGCACCCCGAACCCGCACCGGTGGAACGCCTTCCACTACCAGCCGCCGCTCCTCGACGTGGACGGCGACGACCACGCCGACGCCGTCGTGTTCGGGCCGCTCTACGAGAAACGCAAGGGCGCCTTCCTGGTCCTGCGGGGCGCGGACGACAATTTCGACGCGAAACGGACGCAGCTCCTCACCCCCGAAGAGCTCGGTGTGCCGCTGCGGCTGAGGTGA